The proteins below are encoded in one region of Phaseolus vulgaris cultivar G19833 chromosome 1, P. vulgaris v2.0, whole genome shotgun sequence:
- the LOC137816344 gene encoding filament-like plant protein 4, translating to MDRRWPWKKKSSDKAVIDKAAAELDSAAVAATQKPSHVQISVESYSHLTGLEDQVKAYEENVQTLEDDIKDLNEKLSAANSEINTKESLVKQHAKVAEEAVSGWEKAEAEALALKNHLESVTLAKLTAEDQASQLDGALKECMRQIRNLKEEHEQKLQEVALTKTKQLDKIKGELEARIASFEQELLRSASDNAALSRSLQERSNMIINLREEKAHAEAEIELLKGNIESCEREINSLKYEVHVIAKELEIRNEEKNMSMRSAEAANKQHMEGVKKIAKLEAECQRLRGLVRKKLPGPAALAQMKLEVESLGREYGETRLRKSPVKPPNSHMSPMPGFSLDNAQKFHKDNEFLTERLLAMEEETKMLKEALAKRNSELQASRSMFAKTLSRLQILEAQVQTSNQQKGSPKSIINESIFSQNASNAPSLISMSEDGNDDVGSCAESWSTAILSDLSQFPKGKNTEELSISDTTKKLELMDDFLEVEKLARLSNDCGEVSGTSKNIANETVTDDVSEVSTGKYVPSNSQENSDPNPLPSDVSSAEELSAPDPQSDVPSSSLAELRSRILSVFESMAKDADMEKILKDIKHVLEDACDVSIQGSVSAVPHYVMPSDVTCDKQGNTEDVALNAEKETISSQQPPEYGQITTDLEAAMSQIHDFVVLLAKEAMAAHDISSDADGISQKMKEFSDTFNKVTSNEENLPQFVLDLSSVLAKASEFRFNILGYKGTEAETNSPDCIDKIALPENKLVQDNSSGERYQNGHSHILNPCSDPEIPDDGNLASGYESNATTKKFSMEEFEELKLEKEKAIVDLSKCAENLEMTKSRLLETEQHLAEVKSQMASAQRSNSLAETQLKCMTESYRSIETRAKEFETELNHLRMKTETLENELEDEKRAHEAALAKYKELEEQLQRSESSAADNDIKAKQERDLTAAAEKLAECQETIFLLGKQFKALHPQTEPMGSPCSKAEGFTMGSPYSKAEGFTEREPNSPSLQDQAEIDSANSAFVQRLGGDSPLHFTNSLYSPSDNESIFPAISSVQNPNHRPTKSSSSSASSTPTPDKHRGFSRFFSSKGKHGH from the exons ATGGACCGACGCTGGCCATGGAAGAAAAAATCGTCGGACAAGGCTGTGATAGATAAAGCAGCTGCAGAATTGGACTCTGCTGCGGTTGCGGCCACTCAg AAGCCGAGCCACGTCCAAATCTCAGTAGAGTCATATTCTCATCTGACTGGTTTGGAGGATCAAGTGAAGGCATATGAAGAAAACGTTCAGACGCTGGAGGATGATATCAAGGACTTAAATGAAAAACTGTCTGCGGCTAATTCGGAGATAAATACAAAGGAAAGTCTGGTAAAACAGCATGCTAAAGTAGCAGAAGAGGCTGTCTCAG GCTGGGAAAAGGCTGAAGCAGAAGCTTTAGCTTTGAAGAACCATCTGGAGTCTGTCACTCTTGCAAAACTCACTGCTGAGGATCAGGCGTCACAGTTAGATGGTGCTCTTAAAGAGTGTATGCGACAGATAAGAAACCTAAAGGAAGAACATGAACAGAAATTACAAGAAGTTGCTCTCACTAAAACCAAGCAATTGGACAAGATTAAGGGTGAGCTTGAGGCTAGGATAGCAAGCTTTGAACAAGAACTCCTCAGGTCTGCTTCCGACAATGCGGCTCTGTCAAGGTCCTTGCAAGAGCGCTCTAACATGATAATCAATTTAAGGGAAGAAAAAGCACACGCTGAGGCTGAAATTGAGCTTCTTAAGGGCAACATTGAATCATGTGAAAGAGAAATCAATTCACTCAAATATGAGGTTCATGTTATTGCCAAAGAGCTTGAGATTCGCAATGAAGAAAAGAACATGAGTATGAGGTCTGCAGAAGCTGCTAACAAGCAGCACATGGAGGGTGTTAAAAAAATTGCTAAATTAGAGGCAGAGTGCCAAAGATTACGTGGTCTTGTGCGGAAAAAGTTACCCGGTCCAGCTGCACTTGCGCAAATGAAGCTAGAAGTTGAAAGTCTTGGTCGAGAATATGGAGAAACTCGACTAAGGAAGTCTCCTGTCAAACCCCCTAATTCTCACATGTCTCCAATGCCTGGGTTCTCCCTGGATAATGCTCAGAAATTCCACAAAGATAATGAATTTCTTACCGAGCGATTGCTGGCaatggaagaagaaacaaagATGCTGAAAGAAGCTTTGGCAAAACGTAATAGTGAACTGCAGGCTTCAAGGAGTATGTTTGCGAAAACTTTGAGTAGACTTCAAATTTTGGAAGCACAAGTTCAGACAAGTAATCAGCAGAAGGGATCTCCTAAATCCATCATAAATGAAAGCATTTTCAGTCAAAATGCCAGCAATGCACCAAGCTTGATCTCCATGTCCGAAGATGGCAATGATGATGTGGGAAGTTGTGCTGAGTCTTGGTCTACAGCAATTCTCTCTGATCTATCCCAATTCCCTAAAGGAAAGAATACCGAGGAATTGAGCATATCTGATACCACTAAGAAGTTGGAACTAATGGATGACTTTCTGGAGGTGGAGAAATTGGCTCGATTATCAAATGACTGCGGTGAAGTTTCAGGTACTTCAAAAAATATAGCAAATGAAACTGTGACCGATGATGTATCAGAAGTCAGCACTGGGAAATATGTTCCCTCTAACTCCCAAGAGAATAGTGATCCAAATCCATTGCCAAGTGATGTGTCTTCTGCTGAGGAGTTATCAGCACCTGATCCCCAATCTGATGTTCCTAGCTCGTCACTAGCAGAGCTTCGATCAAGAATATTATCAGTTTTTGAGTCAATGGCTAAAGATGCTGATATGGAGAAGATATTGAAGGATATTAAACACGTTCTTGAAGATGCATGTGACGTTTCAATCCAGGGCTCTGTATCTGCCGTTCCTCATTATGTCATGCCTTCTGATGTTACGTGTGATAAGCAGGGTAACACTGAAGATGTTGCCTTAAATGCAGAAAAAGAAACTATTTCATCGCAGCAACCTCCAGAGTATGGGCAAATAACTACGGATCTAGAAGCCGCAATGTCTCAAATTCATGACTTTGTAGTGCTCCTAGCCAAAGAAGCAATGGCAGCGCATGATATATCTTCTGATGCAGATGGAATAAGCCAAAAAATGAAGGAGTTCTCTGACACTTTTAATAAAGTTACCTCCAATGAAGAAAATTTGCCACAGTTTGTTCTGGACTTGTCTAGTGTTCTAGCCAAAGCAAGTGAATTCAGATTTAATATTCTTGGTTACAAGGGTACGGAAGCTGAAACTAATAGTCCTGATTGCATAGATAAGATTGCTCTGCCTGAAAATAAGTTAGTTCAAGACAATTCTTCAGGAGAGAGATATCAAAATGGCCATTCCCATATTCTTAATCCCTGTTCTGATCCTGAGATTCCCGATGATGGAAATTTGGCCTCAGGCTATGAATCAAATGCCACGACGAAGAAGTTCTCAATGGAGGAGTTCGAAGAGCTGAAGTTAGAGAAAGAGAAGGCAATTGTGGATCTATCAAAATGTgctgaaaatcttgaaatgacGAAGTCTCGGTTACTAGAGACAGAGCAACATCTAGCTGAAGTTAAATCACAGATGGCTTCTGCTCAAAGATCGAATAGCCTGGCTGAGACACAGCTAAAATGTATGACAGAATCGTACAGATCAATTGAAACACGTGCAAAGGAGTTTGAGACTGAGCTTAATCATCTGCGAATGAAGACAGAAACTTTAGAGAATGAACTGGAAGATGAAAAGAGGGCTCATGAAGCAGCTTTGGCCAAATACAAGGAGCTAGAAGAACAACTACAAAG GAGTGAGAGCTCAGCTGCTGATAATGACATTAAGGCTAAGCAG GAGAGAGACTTGACAGCTGCTGCTGAAAAGCTAGCTGAGTGTCAGGAAACCATATTTCTTCTTGGCAAGCAGTTTAAAGCTCTGCATCCTCAAACAGAGCCAATGGGATCTCCTTGTTCAAAGGCTGAAGGCTTCACAATGGGATCTCCTTATTCAAAGGCTGAAGGCTTCACAGAGCGTGAACCTAATAGCCCAAGTTTGCAAGATCAAGCAGAAATAGACAGTGCTAATTCTGCATTTGTGCAACGATTGGGTGGAGATTCCCCTTTACATTTTACCAACAGTTTATATAGTCCATCAGATAACGAGTCAATCTTTCCAGCCATATCTTCTGTACAGAATCCAAACCACAGGCCTACTAAGTCATCCTCATCCTCAGCTTCTTCCACTCCAACTCCAGACAAACACAGAGGTTTTAGTAGGTTCTTTTCTTCAAAAGGGAAACACGGTCATTGA
- the LOC137816349 gene encoding auxin-induced protein 6B: protein MSAKCSQIRHIVRLRQMLRRWRNKARMSANRIPSDVPAGHVAVCVGTNLTRFVVRATYLNHPVFKKLLLQAEEEYGFSNPGPLVIPCDETLFHEVLRFISWSESEKPNRFVNLELDDLKRHCHVRFNNNLDFWPESRPLLHGPSDKTVW, encoded by the coding sequence atgtccgCAAAATGCAGCCAAATCCGACACATCGTTCGGCTCCGCCAGATGCTGCGGCGCTGGCGCAACAAAGCTCGCATGTCTGCCAACCGCATACCGTCAGATGTGCCTGCAGGACACGTGGCCGTCTGCGTGGGCACCAACCTCACCAGATTCGTGGTGCGCGCGACGTACCTGAACCACCCCGTCTTCAAGAAGCTCCTCCTTCAAGCTGAAGAAGAGTACGGTTTCTCCAACCCCGGTCCACTGGTCATCCCCTGCGACGAAACTCTCTTCCACGAGGTTCTCCGGTTCATCTCCTGGTCCGAGTCAGAAAAACCGAACCGGTTCGTGAACCTCGAACTTGACGACTTAAAACGACACTGCCACGTAAGATTCAACAACAACCTCGATTTCTGGCCAGAGTCCAGACCGCTCCTGCACGGTCCGAGTGACAAAACCGTTTGGTAA